The region AAGTAAACTATTATCTTTCAcaattctcaaattttatcatttgatatctaaatatttaatcctaattaaaattctgttaaagtttattttcactcaaataataatcaaaacattacatttttgaATCTTAGTCACATtcaaaaaactattattatgttattatatattcttgtgtGTAAATTTATACCTTATATAACTTTGCAAGAAAtagcaatattctttttaccaATTTTAGGACAAACTGTACATCAGCATGAACATCAACCttccttttcatttctttacagactttaaatagataattaaaaagtataattatctGCGCTATTTAATCTGTGCTAcacaatcattttattatatttttattttgattatagatACTTGCAGATTAGTTCACGAATGAGAGATTGGATCATACTGAtctatattaactttttatatggttgtacaataaaatcatatttgtttAGCACtgctttatgataaaaatttacagattggaagaaatagagaatatagagaaaataagaaatagatatataacatTCTTCGTTTATGCTTTTTTATCTTACTCTGCACTCTGAAAGTCGttttgttttcaatatttgaaatctTGAAATGAAGATTCTCTAAGGAATAGTTAGTATAGACAATTactacaaattaatattaaatatacaaaattaattcgcgATTGAATTATGTAATGAGTCGATCACACActcaagaaaaattgaatattataataaaatttaaaaataacactaATGTCCTCTTTCTTTGAAATAGCCAAATTTATGTaactatagaaatattttattttttttctatagaaatatttttataatcaactcTAGTTTTGATATTTGTTCTGATACATAATAAGAAACAAATGAATAAGAGAAATACTCAATtcctatcaaatatttttaaaataaactttatatcatTCATCAAATTTCCAATGGCTATTACTTACTATCAATGAAGCTGTACACACAGattaaagagattattatagatttttaagttttcattccaatatattaaaatattaatatatcctcTTAACtacttttgcaaaaatttattaaaagttttttaataactaatgagtgtaaataaaatagaatttttatcatgtaatattggtatattaataagtataggaatcaataaatatattatcaaacagAATGTGtatttgtgtatgtacatatttccAATCTAATTTGTATGTTTTGATACAcactatttaaaaagtttattaatcatatccATACAAATGTGCTTCTGCATATGCTCTCGGCATGTCATCTGAATTTCTACGAATTCTTCTGCCAACTGGTTCTAGATCATTGTAACATTTTGTGAACACTCTTTCAATGGCTGCATTTGCTATCTCTGCTGTTACTTCGTGCACAGCCATTATTGAAAACTTAGCTTTTTCTTTCACacaattctgaaaaaataacacattacacatttacatatatattaaatttaaaaaagcattcacaaaaaaaatgttttatcattcttttctaataaaatcaatcttttaaaacaatttaccTGATGTgttgcttttatattaataaaagacgaATTGCCTTGTAGTAGTGAACTCATAAAACTACAGTGACCGATATTTGCTGCTCTGATTTCTGTACAGGCTAAATGATCGATATTTTTCGTATCTAATTTATTACGACAATAGTCAAACATATGAATCATTTCATGTAACAGAACACCACGAACTACATTTTTTCTGCCTGCCATGTTTTGGCAAACAATTATCTAcaaaggaaataaattttattatttacagcatttatatgacacataataatacataataaatttttgaaattttattttaaaaaaatgttatattatgtgacataacaaaatatttcatcaaaaaatatataatataggataaattttaattaaataacaaaaatatatcacctGATTTAATTCTGAATCATATCCACCAGTTACAGCTGGATTACATACTTCGCAGGAGATATGTCGCCGGATATCTACTTCactaaaatatcatttattaataatgattattcattacaataaaacaaataattatagatttaataattcacatatataataagctACAAACCATCCAGAATTCTTTAGTGCTCCCAACATGAGTTTTATTATGGGACCtacaatagaatattaaaataaactacaaagtaaatacagaaaaaaattttttttgaaaaagaaatgaacatatttatatattttatattaattaaaaaattactggatattaaatttctctttgtaaAAAGCGCATattcttgatatataatattctgaatAATAAGGCAAATTTTACACTTGTAAAAGagtgtgaaaataaaaagtttatatcttTACTCTTTTTTATTCACCCTCGTGCATAGATAAGAGATATCGTACTATCTTTTACGCATCTATAAACATTGTCTTCGCATCTGGTTTTATCTATGGTTTCTCGTCCTTCAAATCCAAACATCATCTTCAACCAGTTACGATCTTTTTTAGTTCCTCTCCTTTCGGGATACATATCAGATCCC is a window of Cataglyphis hispanica isolate Lineage 1 chromosome 4, ULB_Chis1_1.0, whole genome shotgun sequence DNA encoding:
- the LOC126849232 gene encoding mitochondrial inner membrane protease ATP23 homolog, with translation MTVKNEKLDDDGKKNANKEAVAADNSTNNGLWGSDMYPERRGTKKDRNWLKMMFGFEGRETIDKTRCEDNVYRCVKDSPIIKLMLGALKNSGCEVDIRRHISCEVCNPAVTGGYDSELNQIIVCQNMAGRKNVVRGVLLHEMIHMFDYCRNKLDTKNIDHLACTEIRAANIGHCSFMSSLLQGNSSFINIKATHQNCVKEKAKFSIMAVHEVTAEIANAAIERVFTKCYNDLEPVGRRIRRNSDDMPRAYAEAHLYGYD